From the genome of Vitis riparia cultivar Riparia Gloire de Montpellier isolate 1030 chromosome 2, EGFV_Vit.rip_1.0, whole genome shotgun sequence, one region includes:
- the LOC117926962 gene encoding tyrosine--tRNA ligase 1, cytoplasmic-like: MESEASDPTPNMQSLSVNDSQNHDSASSSNPAPAMTLEEKFRIVRSVGEECIQEDELMNLLRNKPEPICYDGFEPSGRMHIAQGVMKTISVNKLTSAGCRVKIWIADWFAQLNNKMGGDLKKIETVGRYLIEIWKAVGMDLDGGKVEFLWSSKEINARAHEYWPRVMDIARRNKLPRIMRCVQIMGRSEQEELSAAQILYPCMQCADIFFLKADICQLGMDQRKVNVLAREYCDDIKMKNKPIILSHHMLPGLQQGQEKMSKSDPSSSIFMEDEEAEVNVKIKKAYCPPKVVEGNPCLEYVNYIIFPWFNEFKVERKAENGGDKIFKSYEELIADYANGELHPGDLKPSLSKALNKILQPVRDHFANDSNAKDLLKRVKAYRVTR; this comes from the exons ATGGAGAGCGAAGCTTCAGACCCTACTCCAAACATGCAATCTCTATCTGTCAACGATTCTCAGAATCACGACTCCGCCAGTTCTTCCAATCCAGCGCCCGC GATGACGTTGGAGGAGAAGTTCAGGATCGTGAGGAGTGTGGGAGAGGAGTGTATACAAGAGGATGAGCTGATGAATCTGCTGAGGAATAAACCTGAACCCATATGCTATGATGGCTTTGAACCCTCTGGCAGAATGCACATTGCTCAG GGAGTTATGAAGACAATAAGTGTGAACAAACTCACTTCTGCCGGGTGCAGAGTGAAGATATGGATTGCAGATTGGTTTGCACAGCTAAACAATAAAATGGGGGGTGATCTGAAGAAAATTGAAACAGTTGGACGATATCTGATTGAAATATGGAAAGCTGTTGGGATGGATCTTGACGGAGGCAAAGTTGAGTTTTTGTGGtcttcaaaagaaattaatgCCCGAGCACATGAGTACTGGCCTCGTGTAATGGATATAGCTAGAAGGAACAAGCTCCCTAGGATAATGAG GTGTGTTCAAATTATGGGTCGATCCGAGCAGGAGGAATTGAGTGCAGCTCAGATTCTATACCCATGCATGCAATGTGCTGACATATTTTTCCTTAAG GCTGACATCTGCCAGTTGGGAATGGATCAGAGGAAAGTGAATGTACTTGCCAGAGAGTATTGTGATGATATCAAAATGAAGAACAAGCCTATCATCTTGTCACACC ATATGCTACCTGGTCTACAGCAAGGGCAGGAGAAGATGTCAAAAAGTGACCCCTCATCCTCCATTTTCATGGAGGATGAAGAG GCCGAGGTGAATGTGAAGATAAAGAAGGCTTACTGCCCTCCAAAAGTTGTTGAAGGAAATCCATGCTTGGAGTATGTGAATTACATCATTTTCCCATGGTTTAACGAGTTCAAAGTAGAGCGCAAAGCTGAAAATGGTGGAGATAA GATCTTCAAAAGTTACGAAGAATTGATTGCTGACTATGCAAATGGGGAGCTACATCCAGGCGATCTCAAACCTTCTTTGTCAAAGGCTTTAAATAAGATACTACAG CCTGTGCGAGATCACTTTGCTAATGACAGCAATGCCAAAGATCTGTTGAAGCGGGTCAAG GCCTACAGAGTCACCCGGTGA